ATTGCAGCTTCGCGCCCAGCGCGTATTCTCCGCGTCGGATCTCGAAAGGATGGAGCGCCGGCGCATGACGACGATATCGCAATCGGTCCGGAATTTCGAGACTTGGCTGGCCGGCGAACTCGGGGCCGATCTCGTCGCGGACGATCTCCGGGAGAAGCACGAGAAGATGCGAAGCGGCGGCTTCGTCTTCCTGCGCGCCACCTATTGGCGCTGGTGCGAGACTATCCTCGATATCTGCCCGGAACTCGCCCGCGCGCCCGAGGTGCTGGCGATCGGCGATACCCATCTGGAAAATTTCGGCACCTGGCGCGATGGCGAGGGCCGGCTCGTCTGGGGCGTCAATGATTTCGACGATGCGGCGGTGATGCCCTATACGCTGGATCTCGTTCGCCTTGCGGCCAGCGCTGTGCTGGCGCGCGGCGACGATGGTCCCTCGGTTCGGATGATCGGCGAATTGATCCTGAGCGGCTATTGCAGGGGCCTTGAAAATCCGCTGCCCGTCATCCTCGAGCGCGATCACAAATGGCTGCGCAAGGCGCTGATGCTGCCGAATTCCGAACGTCGGGAATTCTGGGAGAAATATGAAATGCTGCTTCCCGGCAGCGAGCCTCCGCCCTCCGCCTATGTCAAGGCGCTCGCAGATGCACTGCCGCTCGGCTCAGGCAGCTTCGTGGCGAAGCCACGCAGCGGCGGCACCGGCAGCCTCGGCCGGCCGCGTTTCGTCGCCTATGCCGAATGGCAGGGCGGACCGGTGCTGCGAGAGGCCAAGGCGCTGCTGCCGTCCGCCTGGTCGCTTCGCCACAGACCACAGGACGTGGCGATCCATGCGGGCGAGATCGCCGACGGGCGGATGCGGTGCGTCGATCCGCATTACCGGGTTTCCGGCCGCATCCTCGTACGCCGGATCTCGCCGAACAGCTGCAAGATCGAAATCGACCGGCACCCCGAAATCCTGCTTTCGCCGACGATGCTCGAGCTGATGGGCTTCGAGATCGCCAATTGCCATTCCAACGATGCGGCAGCGGTCGCCGTGATCCTTCGGGATATCAAGACACGCGGAAACGAATGGCTGCATGAGGCGGCAAGGGCCGCGGCCTCGAGCATCAGCGCCGAGCAGAAGGCCTATGTGCGCGACGGTTGATGCATGTCGCCCTGATGTGTGAGCGGTTTTCGCGCGAGATCACGCTCTACGTCGCTGGTTCAGATCCGAACGATGTGCTGATCCCAGGCGACGTCGCTGCGGGTCGACAGGAAATCGCCATCATAGGAGGAGACGGCAAAGCCGCTCTTTGCCGGCGCGATGCCGGCCGCATCCGGAATGCTGGTTTCGGCGAGCACCTTGCCCGTCCTTGCGTCGAGGGTCACCGAGGCGCCGCCCTTCGGCGAGGTGATACCGACGAGGCCCTCACTGCGATTGACGGCAATCGCTCCGACGTAATTGGCGAGCCTGCGCGTCGTCTGCTCCGGCAGGTCGATGAAGGTAAGGTCCTCGCCCTTGGTGAAATGGCCGACGAGCGGCGGCAAATCCTTGCGGTGACCCTCGTACTGGCAGGCAAACCAGATGCGGCCCCTGTCATCGAGATCGATGTGGCGGGTGGAGAGTTCTGCCCATTCCGCCGGCAGCACATGTTTTTCGACCAGAGCACCGGTCGCGGCATCGATCAGCACCAGCGACGGCTGCATCTCCCCGAGATTGAGCTTGGTGCGGCCGAAATCCGGATGCGTCTCGATGCCGCCATTGGCGACGATCAGAAGACGTCCGTCGTCGGAGACCGTCATGTCGTGCGGGCCGATGCCGTAGGTCTCGAATTCGCCGATGCGGGTGAAGCGGTCGGTGGCGTCGTAGAGGCCGATCATGCCGCGATTGCCGTCGAAGTCGTTCTCGCTGGCGTAGAGCAAACGACCATCGGCGGAGAAGGCGCCGTGGCCGTAGAAATGCCGGTCTTCCCGCGAGCTGATGACAATCGGTTCGGCCTTATTTCGCGGATCGAAAATCATCGCATAGGTGCCCGGCCGGCGGGCGAAGGCGACGGTCCTGCCGGTGGCGGCACTGAAGGCCATGCCGTGAGCCCGGGCGGGAAGCTTGACCTGATCGATGACCTCGCCGCGCTCTGTCACAGTCGCGACGGCAAAGGAGCCGTCGGCCGCACGAATGCCCGAGGCATAGACCGCGTCCGCCCGCTCCAGGGCCATCAGCGATTTCGGTGCCAGGGTGGCGAGGAAGCCGAGCCCGGCCGCCTTGACGAAGTCGCGTCGGTTCATCGCAGCACTTCGCATCATTGGTTCAGTCCCCGTCCGAAAAGGAAAAGCCGGCCGAAAGGCCGATGGCGGCGCCATATTCGTCGCTGATCCGGGTGATCAGATCGCGGCTCTCGGCCAGCAGCGTATCGAGCTTGGCCTTCTCCGCATCGCTTAAGGCGGCATCGATGTCGGGATTGAGTTTCGGCACGCTGTCGAGCAGCGATTTGAAATCCTCGTCGATTGAGGCGGCGATCGGCTGTTTGTCCGGCGGCAGAAGTTCGGCCATGCCGGCCTTCTGCCAGAGCGTGCGCAGTCCCTCCAGATTGGCGGCCATCGATTTCCAGGTGTTTTTCGAGCGCCAGTAGATCGCCATGCGCGGGCGCGGTGCGGTGTCCTTGCCCTTGTAGAACTGTTCGAGCCGCTGGTCGCGGACATTCTCCGCGCCGTGGACGAGAATGCCGAGCAGCGCGGTCACCGCTTCCTTGTTGTCCATGAAATCGTTGCTCTGCGGGCCTGGATGTTTCCAGCTCGCCTGCACGCCGTCGGGCTTTTCCCAGGCGGCGACGACTTCGCCGGCCTCACGCTGGATGTTTCCGGCAACCGCCTGGCCGTAAAGGCAGCGGAAGCCGCCCTTCTGCTTGACGAGATCGTCGGCGCCATTGCCGTAAAGCACGTATTCCAGCGCCGTCAGGCCCTGCAGCGCAACGCTCTTGCCGGCGATCGCATCGACCGCCGCATCCTTCGGATCGGCCTTGGCGATCAGCGCCTGCACCTGCTTCAGGCCGACGCCCTTGCGGTCGGGGTAAAACAGGATGTGCTCGAAGAGATTGTCCTGGATGACAGGCCCGGTCTGGACGATCTCGATGATCGACCAGTAGCGGATGGTGTCGTCAAATGTGGATTTGGCCTTGTCGAGCGTCTGCTGCGTGCCGTCGTCGCAGAGATCCTTCATCGCCGTCGTCAGCCGGGCGGCCGATTGCTGCATGTTGCGATAACCGGGGCGGATGACTTCGTCGACGGCGCGCTGCATGACCGCCGGAACGGCATCCTCGTTCAGCCCTGCCGGAGGGGTGGCGGCGGTCTGGGCGACCGCCGATGTGGCCAGGCCGATCAGAGTGAGGCAGAGCAGGGGGTGCCAAAGGCGCATCAAAGTGACTCCAGGAATGTAATCAGGGCCGCCCTGTCGTCTTTTGACCGGGAGGAGAAAGCGTTGCGGGCCTTTTCAGCTTCGCCGCCATGCCAGAGGATCGCCTCGGTGAGATCCCTTGCACGGCCGTCATGCAGGAAAAAGCTGTGTCCGCTGACCGTCCGGGTCAGTCCTATACCCCATAGCGGTGGTGTGCGCCATTCACGTCCGCTTGCAAGACCGACCTGCTGCCCGTCGGCAAGCCCGTCGCCCATATCGTGCAGAAGAAAGTCGGAATAGGGCCAGATCAGCTGGAAGGATTGCGCCTTGTCGGGCGAATCCCTGCGGGTGACGAATTTCGGCACATGGCAGGAAATGCAGCCGCTGTCGTAGAAGATCCGCTTGCCCTTCAGCGTCTCGGGAAAGCTCGCCTTGCGGCGGGCCGGAACGGCAAGGTTTTCGGAATAGAAGGTCACTAGGTCGAGAATGGGATCCGGTGCCTCTTGCGCCCCCAGCCGTTTCTGTACGCCGGTCGGCATATCAAGGCATTTCTCTTCCGCCTTGGTGCAATCGCCCTGCGCATTCGGCTGATCGGATGTCGAGATGCCGATATCGCTGGCAAAGGCATCGGCACTCTGGTCGCGCACCGTGGCGTTCTGCGCCTTCCAGCCGAACCGGCCGAGTGTAACCTCGCCGCTGCGGTGGTCGCGCACCATCGCCGCCTTGCCGGAGATGCCGTCGCCATCGGCATCGTCTGGGTCGGCATGGGCAAGGATATCGGCCTCGGGAATCGCCTCGATCAGCCCAAGGCCGATCATGGCCGAGGCGACACGCGGCGAAATTGTCGTCGCCTGATCGAGCGATCCATAGGCAAGGTTCGTCACCGCATAATGCGGCCGGCGCAGCGATACGGTCTCGCCATCGCCGAGCGTCACCTTCTCTTCATCATAGTTGATTGCCATCCGGCCTTCGGCAGCAAGGCCGGGAACGGCAAAGTCCTGCAGCTGATGGCCATAAACCGGATCGGGGAAGTTGACGACGTCAGCTCCCGCGATCGCCTTTTCCTCGTCCGGCGTTGCGGCTGCTCGCGAAAGCCGCAGCAGCATCGAGACAGCACTTGGGCCACCCTCCGGCGGTTTGCCGCGGCCGTCATTGACATGGCAACTGATGCAGGAGCGGGCGTTGAAAAGCGGCCCAAGGCCATCGGAGGCCTGCGTCGAGGAGGGAGCGGAAACCCAGAGCTTGCGGAAGAGCGAATTGCCGAGCCTGAAATTCTGCTCTTCCTCGAAGGGGATGTTGGCCGAAATATGCGAGAAGCTGTCTTCGGTGACCGGGTCGATCGAAGTCGTAGCACCCGCCTGCATCGCTTCGTATTGCTC
This Rhizobium sp. NZLR1 DNA region includes the following protein-coding sequences:
- a CDS encoding DUF2252 family protein codes for the protein MTTISQSVRNFETWLAGELGADLVADDLREKHEKMRSGGFVFLRATYWRWCETILDICPELARAPEVLAIGDTHLENFGTWRDGEGRLVWGVNDFDDAAVMPYTLDLVRLAASAVLARGDDGPSVRMIGELILSGYCRGLENPLPVILERDHKWLRKALMLPNSERREFWEKYEMLLPGSEPPPSAYVKALADALPLGSGSFVAKPRSGGTGSLGRPRFVAYAEWQGGPVLREAKALLPSAWSLRHRPQDVAIHAGEIADGRMRCVDPHYRVSGRILVRRISPNSCKIEIDRHPEILLSPTMLELMGFEIANCHSNDAAAVAVILRDIKTRGNEWLHEAARAAASSISAEQKAYVRDG
- a CDS encoding DUF1513 domain-containing protein — its product is MMRSAAMNRRDFVKAAGLGFLATLAPKSLMALERADAVYASGIRAADGSFAVATVTERGEVIDQVKLPARAHGMAFSAATGRTVAFARRPGTYAMIFDPRNKAEPIVISSREDRHFYGHGAFSADGRLLYASENDFDGNRGMIGLYDATDRFTRIGEFETYGIGPHDMTVSDDGRLLIVANGGIETHPDFGRTKLNLGEMQPSLVLIDAATGALVEKHVLPAEWAELSTRHIDLDDRGRIWFACQYEGHRKDLPPLVGHFTKGEDLTFIDLPEQTTRRLANYVGAIAVNRSEGLVGITSPKGGASVTLDARTGKVLAETSIPDAAGIAPAKSGFAVSSYDGDFLSTRSDVAWDQHIVRI
- a CDS encoding imelysin family protein; amino-acid sequence: MRLWHPLLCLTLIGLATSAVAQTAATPPAGLNEDAVPAVMQRAVDEVIRPGYRNMQQSAARLTTAMKDLCDDGTQQTLDKAKSTFDDTIRYWSIIEIVQTGPVIQDNLFEHILFYPDRKGVGLKQVQALIAKADPKDAAVDAIAGKSVALQGLTALEYVLYGNGADDLVKQKGGFRCLYGQAVAGNIQREAGEVVAAWEKPDGVQASWKHPGPQSNDFMDNKEAVTALLGILVHGAENVRDQRLEQFYKGKDTAPRPRMAIYWRSKNTWKSMAANLEGLRTLWQKAGMAELLPPDKQPIAASIDEDFKSLLDSVPKLNPDIDAALSDAEKAKLDTLLAESRDLITRISDEYGAAIGLSAGFSFSDGD
- a CDS encoding di-heme oxidoredictase family protein; protein product: MSHAPARRLIASAVLCATLAGFSAALAAGFDLPAKRIDLSEADLKRVADVTRPTKDFSKAEQYEAMQAGATTSIDPVTEDSFSHISANIPFEEEQNFRLGNSLFRKLWVSAPSSTQASDGLGPLFNARSCISCHVNDGRGKPPEGGPSAVSMLLRLSRAAATPDEEKAIAGADVVNFPDPVYGHQLQDFAVPGLAAEGRMAINYDEEKVTLGDGETVSLRRPHYAVTNLAYGSLDQATTISPRVASAMIGLGLIEAIPEADILAHADPDDADGDGISGKAAMVRDHRSGEVTLGRFGWKAQNATVRDQSADAFASDIGISTSDQPNAQGDCTKAEEKCLDMPTGVQKRLGAQEAPDPILDLVTFYSENLAVPARRKASFPETLKGKRIFYDSGCISCHVPKFVTRRDSPDKAQSFQLIWPYSDFLLHDMGDGLADGQQVGLASGREWRTPPLWGIGLTRTVSGHSFFLHDGRARDLTEAILWHGGEAEKARNAFSSRSKDDRAALITFLESL